AATCCTTCGCCAAACCTTTTGTTTTAAAGCGCACGACGCCCTTGTTGCCTTTTTCAATATGCGCGAGGGCTTTTTGCAAATCCCAATCTTGATAAGGAGAATTTACGTGAGGAGAACGGCCCGCAGCTTTCGCTTCTTCTCTTTGCTTTTCGATTTCTTCATCCGTGAGGAAGCAATAGTAAGCTTTGCCAGCGTTTAAAAGCTGATCGGCGAATTTCTTGTAGATGTCCTGGCGCTCACTTTGACGATAAGGTCCCATGGGCCCCACGTCTTTTAAAGTTTTTGGATCGACACCTTCGTCCCAAAGAAGATTCAACCATACTAAATCATCAACCACGCCACGCAGAGATTCCTCTGTTGAACGCGCCTCGTCCGTATCTTCAATACGCAGGATGAACTCACCGCCATTTTTTTTCGCGAAAAGATAATTGTACAAAGCTGTTCTTGCGCCACCCACGTGCAGATAACCTGTTGGTGAAGGGGCAAAACGAACACGAGGATGCGGAGAAATTTTTGAGGTCATGACAGCTCCAAATAAAAAAAGGCCTGGTTAAAAAACCAAGCCTTGAATTTATTATGTTTTTTGGAGTTCGTCTAGGCTGGATTAGCCTGTGATACCGAAGATCGCTTTGACTTCTTCTTCTTTGAAAAGCTCTTCTTGGCTTGTTGCCAAAGTGAGCTCTTTTAGAAGAAGGCTGCGAGCTGAATCAAGCATCTTGCGCTCACCAAAAGAAAGCTCTTTGTCCGCTTTCAACAGGAACAAGTCGCGTAAAACTTCAGCAATTTCGAATACAGATCCTGTCTTGATTTTCTCCATGTACTCGCGATAACGGCGGTTCCATGTTTGGTTGTCGATCTTGATGTCTTTTTCTTTGAGAATGCCTACTACGCGCGCAGCTTCCGTTTTAGAAATGATCGGACGAAGCCCCGCAGATTTAACATTTGTCGTAGGAATCATGATTTTCAGGCCTGTGTCCACCAACTGCATATTATAAAATGTTGTTTTTGTGCCCAACATTTCTTTGGTTTCAATAGAAACCACTTTAACAACGCCATAGCCGGGATAAACTGCATTATCACCGATATTAAACGTCTGCATTGAACCTCCCCCTGAAAGTTTAGGGATTTACGACCTTGTCCGTTCTATCAAATTTGACACGAGTTATCAAATGAGAGCGCTGTGGCAGGAAATATTTTCAGAGGAAATTTCAAATGCAAAAGGGCTCGACAGCATCGAGCCCTTTATTAACAATTTCAGCTATTTAGATATGAATCTTAGAGCTCTTTTGCTGTGTACACAAGAGCGTAAGCTTGAGCCCCACCCTTACCTTGCGGAACTTTAAAGCCTTTTACTGAAAGCTTGTAAGTGCCCGCTGGAAGATTCGCCTTCTCGATCATCTCAAGATTGTTGATGTGATCGTTCATGCTCAACGTTTGACCGTTAGGCATTGTCAGAACCAAATCCAAGTCATTGACCAAAGCTTGCGCCGCATTGGCCGAACCCGGAGCATCCGTCCAAACAAGGTTCGCATAAAGGTTGCCTGGGCGAGATAATGTGAATTCGTAGGAAACCTCAGCTCCTTGAGCAACACCTTGGCGGTTGTCGATCATTTGCGTTTGTGATCCCAAATTTACGATATTTGAAACATCCACGCGACCATAACCCTCATCCGAATTTGGACGACGAGTCAAAATCTCTTGCCCACGAGAAGCACCGATCTCACCGAATTGACCTGGATACATGTCAACCGCCGTGTGGATCATCGTCGCTTTCATCAAAGCCGCTGAAGGATTTTGGAAGCCCAATTTTTCTACCAACACTTGACGAGCAATTGCCGCAGCCCCTGCCGTCAATGGAGTCGCCATTGAAGTCCCGCCAGACCAAGCATAGTCTTTATTGTAAGCGCCCCAAAGATCTGAAGCATCTTTCACCTGAGATTTCACGCTTAGGATGTTTGTTCCCGGAGCCACGATATCAGGCTTCACGCGACCATCAATTGTTGGACCACGAGAAGAGAACATCGCAATACCGTTTTCATTGTTGGAGATATAGTCGCTGTAGATAGGTTCTGCAGGCCACTCATCTTTAGCCGCTCTCAATTTGCTGATAGGAACTTGGATACCGCCCGTCGAAACTTTGTTTTCAGAAGCTCCTACAGTCAGAACGTTTTTCGCTGTACCCGGAGACGCCATAGAGTTCGCATCAATACGGCCGTCTTTATTCTTATCCGCACCAGAGTTCCCTGCTGCGAAAAGAATTAGCATATCCGGATTTGCGTAAAGCCACTCATCCACTTGCACCGCGAAGTTGTCGTAAGCTCCGAAAGTACGTGCGCCACCCCAAGAGTTTGTGTGGATGCGCGCGCCATCAGCGTAAGCTTTTGTGAAAAGATCACCCAATTTTGAAGGAACGCTGAGGTTCTTCATCATTGGCGACCACATGCCTTCAGCAACCATTTTCGCCTCAAACGCTCCGCCTTTAAGAAGACCTTTTGAAGCAGTACCGCGACCCAAAACAGAACCCGCAACATGCGTTCCGTGTCCCATTGGATCATCCCAAGACTTCGACCACAAACCAAATGGATAACCGGAGATCACACCACCTGCGAAATCTTGATGGATCGTCGCGATGTTACCAGAATCCAAACCTGTATCGGCCATAGAAACAACCTGACCGCGGCCTGTGAAGCCCATGCTCCAAGCAGCGTCAAATTTCATCACACGTGTGCCGGGCTCATCACCTGTCAAATCAGAGTAGTCGCCGGCAGCCGTCGCAACGACGTCTGAAGTCAAAGTCTCGTCCATCACGAAATGGAAGGATTCGATTTCAGGAGTCGGTTGAACGTGCTCAACACCTGTCAAAGCTGCGACTTGCGCAACAGATCCGCGAGGAACCAAAGCCATGATGGACTTTCCATCAACAACTTGAAGTTCTACTTGAGGATTTAGTTTCGCCATTTTCGCCGCGATAATGCGAGCTTCGTTAGCTTTGAATGTCTTTACAGTGACACTTTGAACAGTGTCTTTGTTGAAGATGCTCGCCGCATCAAAAGAAGAGCTTATTTTATAAGCAGGAGCATATTTCACAACCGCTTGCACTTCTGGGTGAGAATTTTTGAAAGAGATCAATTTCGCAAACGTACCACGAACAACCAAAGCATCGTCTGGAAGATAGCCGAACACTTCAAATTCAGCTTTCAAATTCGCTTTGTCGTTTTCCGTGATCGCTTTTTTGAATTGAACGATGTACTCCGTGGCATGACTTTCCATCATCCATGAAGCTGCATAGTTATTTGCGAGTTTGCTTGTCTCAATCGCCCCCGCGTTGAGCTTAAGCACTGTGCCCGCTTGTGCCGCACTAACGGAAAGAACCGCAACGGCCGTGGTCACTGTGAGATTTTTCACAAGTTGAATCATCTGATACCCCCTCTACGGGAAAAATCAGATCACGACCGAGGTCGGGGTGCAATAAGGAAAATGATTACGCGCTGAGCGAAAACTCGAGAAGTGTTCTTAGAGTTTATGGGCCATCACTGCGAGAGAAAGATTTCCCGCTGTTCTGCCTTTGGAGTTCATGCCGAATTCCATCTCTTGATTCTCGGGAGCGAAGACTTGGGCGCGCTCCGTGATCTTGCTCTGCCCTCTCACACGTTTTGTGACGACGACATCCATATAAAGACCGTCTTTTTTGTTCACGTGAGATTTTTTTGAATAAACTTCGACCAACGTTTCCGTTTGTCCGTCATCAGAGAACTGACTGACAAAACTCTTTTTGCCGGATTTCGCCACTGTGTTGATTGAAATAGGAGATTGGCCTTTAAGACCAACACGCATATTCACCTTGTAAGCAGGTGTTGCCGCGAAAGAAGAAATAGAAAATAAAACGGATGCCGTTACTGCGCTGAAAAAACTTTTTGTCATATCGAACACGTCCTTGTGATCTCTGTTTTCATAGTGACAAGGAATTACACACGTATCAAGAGGAATATTCTGGCTTCCTTGTTTTTTTGCCACTACTCTTTTAGAAAAGGAGCTCTCTTGATTTGCGCAAAAATCGCCTTGGCATTGCTTCTTGTTTTCTTCGCAACCGACACTTTCGCGAAAGAAGAAATCCATCTTTCCACAGGCGATTGGTCCCCGTACATTTCAGAATCCTTAGAGCATCAAGGCTTGATCGCGCAACTGGCCCGCGAAGCCTTCGCTAACGCCGGCATCACCATGGATCTCGGTTTTTTTCCGTGGGTGCGCGCCACGGAACTTTCTAAGGCCGGGACTACGGACGGGACGATCGCTTTTGTACGCCTTAAAGAACGTGAAAAGTTTTACTACTACAGCGACGTGCTTTATACCGGCCAATATGTCTTTTTTCATTTAAAGTCGCGTCCCTTGAAGTGGAATAACATCAGCGATCTGAAAAACATCACCATTGCCGCCACTCGCGGATATGGCGGAATGGGTGAGGAGTTTATTCAAGCAGAGCAAAAAGGAATTATTAAAGTTTTAAGGCTGACCTCGGATAAGCAGAGTTTCAACATGCTTCTTAGCCAACGTGTCGATGCCGTGCCGAGCGACTTGGAAGTGGGATACGTGTATTTGCGCAAACTTTACGGTAAAGACGCGGAAAAATTCACGCACAACTCGCGCGCCATTCAAAAAGCAGAGTATCATCTGGTCATATCCAAAAAAGCCAAAAACGGACCGGCTCTTATTGAGAAATTCAATGCCGGACTTAAAAAACTTCATAAGTCGGGACGCTACAAAGAAATCGTCAGAGAATGGCACGACAAACCGATTTATCGTCAGGCTCTACCCGCAAGCTATCTTGAACAAGCCGAACGCAATCAACACTAACTATTCTCCGATGAGCAAAAGATCCTCAAGGACTTTACTTGAACCATATTTGATATGATTGTCGGTGCCGGCCTGCCCGTCTCTGTTGCGACCCCAACACTTAAGCTCATCCCCATCCAAAATGGCGCAGACATGCTGAGCAACAGCAAGACTTTGCACCGTGCGACCCGCCCCCAGACTCACCTCTGTAAGAGGCGTCATAGAAGCCGCCGTTCCTCCGCGAGAGACTGTGTCTTCATAGCCGAGCTGACCATCGGAATTTCGGCCCCAGCATTTCATTTGGTCGTTATCGAGAATCACACACGTGGCGTACCATCCCATCTTAACCGCTTTCGCCGTTCTTCCGGCGCCGAGATTCACAGTCGTCAAGCCTGCCATCGAGCCCGCCACATTCCCACGATGTGTGAAGTTGCCATAACCGAGTTGGCCATCTGTGTTTTCTCCCCAGCATTTGAGATCGCCGGTATCAAGCAAAACGCATGTCGAATGCAATCCTGCGGCGATAGCAAGAGCAGTTCTGCCCGCTCCTATATTGACCTCTGCAAGAGTCGCCATAGAACCCACGCTGTTTCCTTTGTTTGCGGTCGAATCCGTTCCCAGATTTCCATACCAACCATAACCCCAGCACTTCACGCCGTTGGTATCCAGAATCACGCACGTGTGCATCGCACCCGCTGCAATGGCTTTTGCCGTTCGCCCCGCACCTAAATTCACATAAGCCAGTGTCGCCATTGAACCCGCGACGTTTCCTTTGTTTGTGGTTGAGTCGTAGCCAAGTTCACCGTTGAGGTTCGAGCCCCAGCATTTCACTTGATCATTATCTAATATGGCACACGTGTGCCCCGTGCCTACTGCGAGGCTTTTTGCAGTTCGTCCCGCTCCAAGATTGACATACCCCAGTCCTGCCATCGAGCCCGCCGTGTTTCCTTTCGCTGTCGTACTGTCATAACCTAATTGTCCCGAACCATTCGAACCCCAGCACTTGACTTGATCATTATCGAGAATCGCGCACGTGTAACCTCCCGCGAGGACCACGGCTTTCGCTGTTCGGCCTGCGCCTAAATTGACCGGGGCTAAGGCCGCGATACTGCCTGCGGTGCCTCCGCGCGCGACCGTGTCGTCATAGCCCAATTGCCCTGCGGTATTGCTGCCCCAACATTTAAGATCCCCAGAAGACAGAATGGCGCAAGTGTGGTTAACGCCTGTAACGACTTGAGCGACAGCACCCACCCCGACCGGCGGCAAATCTGCGAGATTAGCGTCAACGGCAGCGAAGTTGTGGGAAATTTCTTGTCCCAGTTTTCCGTGAGTATTGTCGCCCCAACATTTAAGAACGTCGGTGTCTAAAACGGCGCAAGAATAAGAATTCCCCAAAGAGAGCGACTTCGCAGTTCGCCCACTGCCAAGATTCACCGTCGGCAAAGCGGCCATCGAGCCCGGGGTATTCCCGTATTCTTCCGTGTTGTTGTATCCTAACTGACCGGAGACGTTATTTCCGAAACACTTCACTTGATTGTTATCGAGAATCACACACGTGTGATAATAACCAGCTTTGATTTCTTTGGCGGTGCGACCGACGCCGAGATTGACGGGCACCAACGCCGCCATGTCGCCGGGATCTCCGCCGCGATAGTTTTCATCGTCGTAACCGGTTTCTCCGTTATTGCTGTTGCCCCAACATTTCACTTCATTGGTATCTAAAATCACGCAGGTGTGTTCTTCTGCGAGTGCGACTTGTTGGGCCTTGCGACCAGCGCCGATATTCACGGGACCCAAAGCCGCCATTTGTCCCGGAAGATCACCGATGTTATCCCAACTGTCATATCCGAGCTGACCGCTGCCATTATATCCCCAGCACTTTAGATCGTCGTTATCCAGAATGGCACATGTATGCAGACCGCCTGCTGCAATGTATTTTACTTTTCTACCGGCCCCGACATTCACGATCGCGAGGGTCGCCATCTCGTTTGCGTCATCGCCCAAGTCGAAGCTGTCGTCAGAACCAAGCTGCCCATCGCCGCCATTGCCCCAACATTTTATATCATCCGTATCAAGAATCGCGCAGACGTGATCGTATCCCGCCGTGATCATTTTCGCCGTTCTTCCCGCACCGAGATTCACGGCGGAAAGAGCCGCCATACTTCCGACCGTGCCGCCTCGATTGGCGATATCGTTTTGTCCTAGCTGTCCCGCCCAATTATCGCCCCAACATTTGACGTCGCCATTGTCCAAGACCGCACATGTAAAGTAAGAGCCCGTTGCAATATCAATCGCCGTTCGTCCCGCACCTAAATGCACCGGTGCCAGAGAAGAAACCGATCCCGCCGAGGCTCCGCGCGCGACTTGATCGTCATAACCAAGCTGACCGTAATTATTAGACCCCCAGCATTTTACTTCGCCGGAAAATAGCAGCACGCACGTGTGATGAAAGCCCGTTGCGACTTTCTGCACGCGACCGCCGATTTGAATTTTTCCTGTCGGGGTTAAAGGCGGAGTGATCGAGCCCAGATCAGGAAGACTGCCTGTTGGACGAAAAAAATGCGCATCGATATTACAACCACTCAGCAAGAGAACTGCGAAAAATAATTTTAAAAAAGGCTGCCAATTCATGAACGCTCCGACCGTGTTTACGCAACACTCTTCGGTGTTCCCTACATATTTCTTAGTTTATATCTGATAAGTAATCGAAATTCCCTTTGGGCTTTTCAGGGAACGCTGGCTGACGGTCTGGATGTCCTGAAACTTTTCAACCGGAAAAAAATTGCAAAGTGCTTACGGCTCCATTTCGCCGATCTAGGGATCCTCGCGTTTTCGTGGTATTTCTATGTCATGAATTTTCTTGTTCTTCTCTTTGTTTTGCTGACTTCCAATAGCGCTTTCGCGGGCGAAGTCATTGACCACGTATTCACCTCGGGTGGTTATACGTACAAAGCGACGATTATGGACAGCTTCCCTTATCCGTTTGTGACCGTTACAAGTGACAAAGTTCTTTTAATCACACACAACTCCACGTACTGGGATCGCGAACAGATCACCTGGAGAGGAACGGCAAAGCTGGCGGCTTTTTTCCGCCAACAAAATTTTTCTTTATTTTATTTAGCCGATATTCAAGACCGAGCGCATATCGCTAAAGAAAATTACCTGCCTGTGCCGATCGCAGCGAATGAAGTCTATCCGTTTCAGGGCGACACGCACAGAATTATTATGCAAGGCCGACACGTGGTTATTGCGGGAGGAAACTTTACAGTTTGCGCCTGTCAGACGACGCGTTCGGTGATTGCCCTCGCACAAACGCAAGATTTGAACGTTCATTTAGCCATGGATGCCATCTATGAAGGCGTCGGCGGCCAAACGCTGACGCTTAAAGAAATCTCGGACAAGCTTAACGACGAACAGTTTTTGCAGTATTTAAAGCAAGATTACTTCAATCCAGATTTTCTGCCTTGTCCTGAAGCCCTTTTAACGACGAACCGGACGTTTAAGTACAGAATCTATCGCCACGACAAATTTCTCGGCGAGGTTGGCAACGGAACGACTTCGGTTCATCTTTATTTTGCTGACAGCGAGGCTGTTGTTCAAAGGCTTGCATCCTACTAATATTTGCCGCTGCTATTTTTGATAAACAGCCTTCTCCAGACGATCCAGGCGCGATTTGATTTCTGCAAGTTCTTTCTCTTTTTGAGCCTTCTCATTTTCGAGCATTTGGATGCGCTGATCTTTTTCTGCCACGGTGGATTTTAACTGTGTTATTTCAGCGTATAAAGCCTTGAGAGCCGAGACAAAGGGCGCCACCAAGTGAGAGTAGTTCACCGATTTCATCCCGTGGGCGTCGGTGTCGACAAGCTCTGGATAAATCTTCTCAATTTCTTGCGCGATAAATCCCAATTGCAGACGCTCGCCGTGTTCGGGGTTTTTCCAGTGGTAGCTGACACCTTCGACTTGCAATAGCTTATTCAACTCTTGCTGAGGCGACAGAGATGCGATGTCTCGCTTTAAACGAACGTCAGAAGAGTCGGTGATACCAAACGCCCGCAGCGTGCCGTTCACATCCAGCCTATAACCCGGAGCTGTTGTGCCAATGCCGACATTACCTAAGGTATTGACGTGAATTCTTGGCGAGTTGTTTGTCCAAAGTTCTAAGACACCGTCCGAAACCCAGTCCAGTCCCGTGTCGTTATCACCAATTGTCAGCGCAAGAGAAGGTGTTGTCGAACCCCACCCGGAAGTATCGTACACATAAAGTTTGTCCTTGATGAAAGTGTTACCCTCAACGTGGAGTTTCGTATTTGGATTTGTCGTCCCGAGACCCACATTTCCGCCGAAATAACTTTTCGTGCTTCCATCCGCATAAATCGCGAAGTTATTCGTGGCCTTCGTCAGGTTTTGTATAAAGAGTCCGTATTGATTTGTGGGAGTTCCCGTTCCTCCGCCGTTTTCCGCGTAGTAACCGTAGGCATTCGTGAGCGTCTGCCCCGCGCTGCTGTCTACCCTCGCCCAATGCGACATGGCCTCTGTTGTTGTTCCACCGGCTGCTCCGCCTACGATAAGCGATTGGACTCCCACCGTTTTGGCAAGCGTGCCACTTGTATGACTGGGGTAAACGTTAGCGCGAATGCCGGCTTTCCAGTTCGCACTGTTTTGCGTGAAATAGGTCTGTGTCAGCAACCCGTATTCTTCCCCTGCATTATTCACATTGAAGTTCTTGTAAACATGCAGCGGATAGGTTGGCGACGTTGTTCCAATACCGATATTTCCGTCGTCATTGATCGTCATACGCACAGCACTGTTGGTTGTGCCATTAGGGATCGTCGAAAAGTGCATCGCGCCCCCTTGCGCCGTGGTCGAGTGATCTTCCGTCGCAAGCACTTGTATATTGTTTGTAGGAGGCGTGATCGAATTGGCGTCGACGAATGAAATCATTCCAAGACTTGCGCCATTACTCACGGTGCCGGATCTCATTGTCTGAAAAACAGGCGCGGTCGCGCTCGATGTAGCTGTCGTGTTATAAAAAGTGGTGCCGACAGCATTAAAGCGAGCCACAAAAGTTCCACTGGCAGAGATACCGACCTGCCCCGCCGTGGGTGAGTAAATTCCCGTCGTTGTGCTGCCAGAGAAGGCCAACGATGGAGCCGTGTTCGTTCCATTCGGCATTAAAATCTGTCCGGTGCCGATATGCAAAGTGGAACTCGGTGAGCTCGTACCAATACCCACATATCCTGAACCAGAAATGCGCATGCGCTCACTCACGGTCGTGGTGTTGTCAGTCCGAGTAGAAAAAGAAATGTTGGTGCCAAATCCGCTGGCGCCGCCGGTGCCCTCCAAAGACGACATGATATAAGCATCCCCGCCTGTCGTCCCAGGAGACACGTTATTTAAAGACGTAAACTGAATGGCTCCGATTCTATCCCCACTGGCTGCCGTTGGCTGATCTCCTCCCAAACGAAGAACACCATGGGATTGATTTGAGTTGCCACCCGTTCCCGTGATACCGACATAACGAGAAAATGAGTTGGATGTTTTTCCCAGCGTAGGGCTATTCGTACCGATAGCGATGTTACCATTCGTATCGACGGTCATTCGCGTGGTTCCGGCAGTTTCAAAGCTAAGATTAAAAGCGTCATTCGTTCCGAGGATTGTTGCGCCTCCAAAACTATTACCGCCATTCGTAAAAAATCCCAGCGAGGTATTACTGGAACATCCCATCACTCCGGAAGCATCGAAAGTGATAAGCTCACCCAAAGCACAATTAAATACGGTGACGGCAGAACCCGTTCCATTGCTTGCAAGAAGGCGGTTTGCCGTTAAAGATGTCACACCCGTTCCGCCTTTGCTGACTGGCACCGTGGGCAGTTGTGACGTCGCGATAGTTCCGCTGATATCACTAAAACCTAAAAGAGCATTCACCCAGTTTGTGCCGTCGTATCTCAGCGTCTGACCTGCAGCATAAGCGACAGGCGCCACTGTTTTGCCTTTGATTTTATCGACACTTGTTGTGCTTGAAGTTCCGCTGACGTCTCCACTAAACGTAGAGGCCGTACCTAACTTATCATTGAAAGTATTCCAGTCCGTCGAAGTTAAAAGCCCTGTCGTAGAGGTGTTTGCTGTTGGAATCGCAACATTGCTTGCCGCCGTCAAACGCCCTTGCGCATCGACGGTGAAGGTTGGGACTTGCGTGGCTGAACCGTAAGAGCCCGCCGTCACTGAAGTGTTCGCCAAAGAAATCGTTCCCGTCGTCGTCACAGGTCCGCCGGTAAGTCCCGTTCCGGTTGCAACACTCGTCACTGTTCCACCGCTTCCGTTAGCGGAAGCAATCACATCCCAAGAAGTTCCATTGTCGCGATAGATTTTTAAAGTGTCCGACGCGACATAAAGACGTCCCGCAGTACCGGCGCTTCCTTTCGTCGCATCGGTGCCGGATTTAATGCTCGGTGTTCCCCCGGTATTTTGAACGGCGTCGGTGACTCCGTAACCACTGAGAGTCGTTGGTTTTCCCGTTGTGATTTTACTCCAATCCAACGCCGGAATGTCCGTGGCAGACAAAGTCGTTCCCGAGGTCACTCGGCCTTGCGCATCTGTTGTCACTTTCGTGTAGGTTCCCGCCGTGCCCGTGTTCTTAAGACTGACGGCTCCAGTTCCTGAGATCGTCGCATCCCCACTGAAGGACGACGGAGCATACTGAGTTCCATTGTAAATTAAAACTTGCCCTGTCGTGGGCGCCGTTGCGCTCACCGCGGTGCCTTTGATTTTGTCTACGCTTGTCGCATTGTAAGTTCCGGAAATATCACCGCTGAAAGAAGTCGCTGTGCCAAGTTTGTTATTAAAAGTATTCCAATCCGCGGAAGTAAGTAAACCCGTCGTGGCAGTATTAGCCGTTGGAACCGCAACATTGCTTGCCGCTGTCAAACGCCCTTGTGCATCGACCGTGAAACTTGGAACTTGCGTGCCCGAGCCGTAAGAACCTGCCGTCACTGAAGTGTTCGCCAAGGAAATCGTTCCCGTCGTCGTCACAGGTCCACCGGTAAGTCCCGTGCCGGTTGCAACACTCGTCACTGTTCCGCCAGCATTGCTGTCATTCGCAGGCGCCCACTTAGTTCCGTCATATTTAAGAATCTGCCCGGATGTCAGCCCTGTCGTATCAACGGTGACACCTTTGATTTTATTTACAGTGACCGCGCCAATCGTTCCACTCACGTCACCTGCGACCGACACATTGATCGCCTGACATAAAAACGAACCGGAGACGGAATTCCAATAAGGCGTTTCATAGACCGCACAGTTCGCCCCACCTACTGCAGAATTAAAGGCCGATACCGTAAGGTAGTTGCTCAAAGTCGAATTCAGATTCGTCACATCACTCATGGCAATTGCGGAGCCCACCCATTGTGTGCCGTCATACTTTAAGAAATGACCATTCGACGGAGCTGCGGAAGAAACAGCCACACCTTGGATTTTAGCGACCGAAGGGTTCGGATAAGTGCCGCTCAGATCTCCACCAGCACCGCCTGTGGGAGGACGAGCGTCGCTGAATCGGGCATCATCCCCTGCAGCCACTGTTCCCGCTGTCGTACCAACATGTAAAGTTAAAGCCGGAGTGGATGTCCCATTCACCACGCTAAGATAAGAATTCGTCGACGTCACCGAAGTGACCGTACCTCCGCTGGCGCCGCTGACGGGAGCACACGCCAACGTCGTTCCATTCCAACTCAGAAATTCATTTGTCGCACAAGTCGGAATTCCCGCTTTCAACAAAAAATCACTGGCGATATTCGTTCCCAATTTTTGCGATGAAAGCGCATAAGCAGAGTACGGAACGGAACGAATCATATTGTCGGGAGAAATCAATCTCCATCCGTTGCCGTCGTGAAACTGCGCTCGCAATAATCGTCCGTCCGAACTCACGGGAGTGTAAGTGCTCGTCCCATCCGCACAAGTATAACCAGCGCAAGCGCCGCAATTAAAAGTCTTGGAGTTATTAAAAGCCTCAAGAATATTCGTGCTTCCACTCAATGGATAATTAACAGTTCCCTTGCCAATCGGAACGTCAAACACCCCTTTGGAGTTTGCCATGTTGATGCCGGTAACTTGCTCTTGAAAAACCACGCACTGGCCCGAGGGATCGGTAATCTGAAAAATAAAACTGACGTTGGAATATTCAAGCGGGTTTCCGTCGGATTTTAAAATACGCCCTTGATAAGTCAAAGACCCTGGCGACGCGAACAAAGCGCTCGACCAGAGAATCATAAAACTGATCCAAGAGACGTACCGACAAAAGAGTGTCATAGATTATTTATCGGATTTTTTT
This region of Bdellovibrio sp. 22V genomic DNA includes:
- a CDS encoding CarD family transcriptional regulator → MQTFNIGDNAVYPGYGVVKVVSIETKEMLGTKTTFYNMQLVDTGLKIMIPTTNVKSAGLRPIISKTEAARVVGILKEKDIKIDNQTWNRRYREYMEKIKTGSVFEIAEVLRDLFLLKADKELSFGERKMLDSARSLLLKELTLATSQEELFKEEEVKAIFGITG
- a CDS encoding S8 family serine peptidase is translated as MIQLVKNLTVTTAVAVLSVSAAQAGTVLKLNAGAIETSKLANNYAASWMMESHATEYIVQFKKAITENDKANLKAEFEVFGYLPDDALVVRGTFAKLISFKNSHPEVQAVVKYAPAYKISSSFDAASIFNKDTVQSVTVKTFKANEARIIAAKMAKLNPQVELQVVDGKSIMALVPRGSVAQVAALTGVEHVQPTPEIESFHFVMDETLTSDVVATAAGDYSDLTGDEPGTRVMKFDAAWSMGFTGRGQVVSMADTGLDSGNIATIHQDFAGGVISGYPFGLWSKSWDDPMGHGTHVAGSVLGRGTASKGLLKGGAFEAKMVAEGMWSPMMKNLSVPSKLGDLFTKAYADGARIHTNSWGGARTFGAYDNFAVQVDEWLYANPDMLILFAAGNSGADKNKDGRIDANSMASPGTAKNVLTVGASENKVSTGGIQVPISKLRAAKDEWPAEPIYSDYISNNENGIAMFSSRGPTIDGRVKPDIVAPGTNILSVKSQVKDASDLWGAYNKDYAWSGGTSMATPLTAGAAAIARQVLVEKLGFQNPSAALMKATMIHTAVDMYPGQFGEIGASRGQEILTRRPNSDEGYGRVDVSNIVNLGSQTQMIDNRQGVAQGAEVSYEFTLSRPGNLYANLVWTDAPGSANAAQALVNDLDLVLTMPNGQTLSMNDHINNLEMIEKANLPAGTYKLSVKGFKVPQGKGGAQAYALVYTAKEL
- a CDS encoding transporter substrate-binding domain-containing protein, whose protein sequence is MICAKIALALLLVFFATDTFAKEEIHLSTGDWSPYISESLEHQGLIAQLAREAFANAGITMDLGFFPWVRATELSKAGTTDGTIAFVRLKEREKFYYYSDVLYTGQYVFFHLKSRPLKWNNISDLKNITIAATRGYGGMGEEFIQAEQKGIIKVLRLTSDKQSFNMLLSQRVDAVPSDLEVGYVYLRKLYGKDAEKFTHNSRAIQKAEYHLVISKKAKNGPALIEKFNAGLKKLHKSGRYKEIVREWHDKPIYRQALPASYLEQAERNQH
- a CDS encoding RCC1 domain-containing protein, translated to MNWQPFLKLFFAVLLLSGCNIDAHFFRPTGSLPDLGSITPPLTPTGKIQIGGRVQKVATGFHHTCVLLFSGEVKCWGSNNYGQLGYDDQVARGASAGSVSSLAPVHLGAGRTAIDIATGSYFTCAVLDNGDVKCWGDNWAGQLGQNDIANRGGTVGSMAALSAVNLGAGRTAKMITAGYDHVCAILDTDDIKCWGNGGDGQLGSDDSFDLGDDANEMATLAIVNVGAGRKVKYIAAGGLHTCAILDNDDLKCWGYNGSGQLGYDSWDNIGDLPGQMAALGPVNIGAGRKAQQVALAEEHTCVILDTNEVKCWGNSNNGETGYDDENYRGGDPGDMAALVPVNLGVGRTAKEIKAGYYHTCVILDNNQVKCFGNNVSGQLGYNNTEEYGNTPGSMAALPTVNLGSGRTAKSLSLGNSYSCAVLDTDVLKCWGDNTHGKLGQEISHNFAAVDANLADLPPVGVGAVAQVVTGVNHTCAILSSGDLKCWGSNTAGQLGYDDTVARGGTAGSIAALAPVNLGAGRTAKAVVLAGGYTCAILDNDQVKCWGSNGSGQLGYDSTTAKGNTAGSMAGLGYVNLGAGRTAKSLAVGTGHTCAILDNDQVKCWGSNLNGELGYDSTTNKGNVAGSMATLAYVNLGAGRTAKAIAAGAMHTCVILDTNGVKCWGYGWYGNLGTDSTANKGNSVGSMATLAEVNIGAGRTALAIAAGLHSTCVLLDTGDLKCWGENTDGQLGYGNFTHRGNVAGSMAGLTTVNLGAGRTAKAVKMGWYATCVILDNDQMKCWGRNSDGQLGYEDTVSRGGTAASMTPLTEVSLGAGRTVQSLAVAQHVCAILDGDELKCWGRNRDGQAGTDNHIKYGSSKVLEDLLLIGE